One stretch of Micromonospora echinospora DNA includes these proteins:
- a CDS encoding P1 family peptidase, with translation MKSSRFAALAAAALVCPGLVLVSGSPASANPAAGAPGAHNAITDVPGIQVGQVQSDIAPYLTGTSVVYMPQMSVASVDQRGGAPATKETDLLSPLNSNPGVNAIQLGGSSMYGLSATNGIIRWLEDRGEGVRVGAGGVAPIVPAADIFDLGRGGDPKARTSAEWGYLAAQATSDGPVRQGGVGGGTGARGGGLRGGVGTASVHLGDGIYVGAMVIVNPAGSPVDPADCTLYGVKFGIGNEFAGYKAPKKKECNPPSTAAQQPANTTIAVVATNAPLEKAAAQRMSGNAHDGMARAISPIHTLGDGDTVFAVSTGKGEALQINDPADTRQLNAIFNAGASTLARAIAKAVLSSESIGNTTSYCDRYPSACKGMKQLKQWRTQGNAPTVTPETFAQASQALAQTPVPAPPAADNGKPKPKPKAAPAGNTTQQDSQNGMVLASGNAGGPSVPTGVTTGLLAAGILGVGLLGMHLRGRRRGQASDRLA, from the coding sequence ATGAAGTCGTCCAGATTTGCCGCGCTCGCCGCGGCTGCCCTGGTCTGTCCGGGACTCGTGCTCGTCAGCGGCTCGCCCGCGTCGGCCAATCCCGCCGCCGGCGCGCCGGGTGCCCACAACGCCATCACCGACGTTCCCGGAATCCAGGTCGGCCAGGTTCAGTCCGACATCGCCCCGTACCTGACCGGCACCTCGGTCGTGTACATGCCGCAGATGTCGGTGGCCAGCGTGGACCAGCGTGGCGGTGCCCCCGCCACCAAGGAGACCGACCTCCTCAGCCCGCTCAACTCGAACCCGGGCGTCAACGCGATCCAGCTCGGCGGCAGCAGCATGTACGGGCTGTCCGCCACCAACGGCATCATCCGCTGGCTCGAGGACCGTGGCGAGGGCGTACGCGTCGGCGCCGGCGGCGTGGCCCCGATCGTCCCGGCTGCGGACATCTTCGACCTCGGCCGCGGCGGTGACCCGAAGGCGCGTACCTCCGCCGAGTGGGGTTACCTCGCGGCGCAGGCCACTTCGGACGGTCCGGTTCGTCAGGGCGGCGTCGGCGGCGGCACCGGCGCCCGCGGCGGCGGCCTGCGCGGCGGCGTCGGCACCGCCAGCGTTCACCTCGGTGACGGCATCTACGTCGGCGCCATGGTGATCGTCAACCCGGCCGGCTCCCCGGTCGACCCGGCCGACTGCACCCTGTACGGCGTCAAGTTCGGCATCGGCAACGAGTTCGCCGGCTACAAGGCTCCCAAGAAGAAGGAGTGCAACCCGCCGAGCACCGCCGCCCAGCAGCCGGCGAACACCACTATCGCCGTGGTCGCCACCAACGCGCCGCTGGAGAAGGCCGCCGCCCAGCGGATGTCCGGCAACGCGCACGACGGCATGGCCCGCGCGATCAGCCCGATCCACACCCTGGGCGACGGTGACACCGTCTTCGCCGTCTCCACCGGCAAGGGCGAGGCGCTGCAGATCAACGACCCGGCCGACACCCGTCAGCTGAACGCCATCTTCAACGCCGGCGCCAGCACGCTGGCCCGTGCCATCGCCAAGGCCGTCCTCTCGTCCGAGAGCATCGGCAACACCACCAGCTACTGCGACCGCTACCCCTCGGCCTGCAAGGGCATGAAGCAGCTGAAGCAGTGGCGTACCCAGGGCAACGCCCCGACCGTGACCCCGGAGACCTTCGCCCAGGCGTCGCAGGCGCTGGCGCAGACCCCGGTCCCCGCGCCGCCCGCTGCCGACAACGGCAAGCCCAAGCCGAAGCCGAAGGCTGCTCCGGCGGGCAACACCACTCAGCAGGACTCGCAGAACGGCATGGTTCTCGCCTCCGGTAACGCCGGTGGCCCCAGCGTCCCGACCGGCGTGACCACGGGCCTGCTGGCCGCGGGCATCCTGGGCGTCGGCCTGCTGGGCATGCACCTGCGGGGTCGCCGCCGGGGGCAGGCTTCCGACCGGCTCGCCTGA
- a CDS encoding FadR/GntR family transcriptional regulator, with the protein MRAYEGIVRQVEERIAAGDLRPGDRLPSERELTTQFDVSRSTVREALRVLESSGLIRSRPGDPLGPQVIASTASAMRKLFARVVDSRRLGVAELLQFRMIIESAAGSVAARLASPPELDELEQALAGMRDAMADGYEAFSAADVRFHEHVARLSGNELLVLCLDAVRSMVLDLISTKLAEAPDREALMERTLAHHRRVLDAMRAGEADEVARLTREELHRYYAEYVPEPRRSMVDVLL; encoded by the coding sequence GTGAGGGCGTACGAGGGGATCGTCCGGCAGGTCGAGGAGCGGATCGCCGCCGGGGACCTGCGGCCGGGGGACCGGCTGCCCAGCGAGCGCGAGCTGACGACCCAGTTCGACGTCAGCAGGTCCACCGTGCGCGAGGCGCTGCGCGTGCTGGAGAGCAGCGGCCTGATCCGTTCCCGCCCGGGTGACCCGCTCGGGCCCCAGGTGATCGCGTCGACCGCCTCGGCGATGCGCAAGCTGTTCGCCCGGGTCGTGGACAGCCGGCGGCTGGGCGTGGCGGAGCTGCTCCAGTTCCGGATGATCATCGAGTCGGCTGCCGGTTCCGTCGCGGCCCGGCTGGCGTCCCCGCCCGAGCTGGACGAGCTGGAGCAGGCGCTGGCCGGGATGAGGGACGCCATGGCCGACGGTTACGAGGCCTTCAGCGCCGCGGACGTCCGCTTCCACGAGCACGTCGCCCGCCTGTCGGGCAACGAGCTGCTCGTGCTCTGCCTCGACGCGGTCCGCAGCATGGTGCTGGACCTCATCTCCACGAAGCTCGCCGAGGCTCCGGACCGCGAGGCGCTGATGGAGCGCACGCTCGCCCATCACCGTCGCGTCCTCGACGCGATGCGGGCCGGCGAGGCCGACGAGGTCGCCCGGCTGACCCGCGAGGAGCTGCACCGCTACTACGCCGAGTACGTGCCGGAGCCCCGGCGCTCGATGGTGGACGTATTGCTCTGA
- a CDS encoding Asp23/Gls24 family envelope stress response protein, whose amino-acid sequence MADEATQELSITPDAVAGGTTHVSDEVVEKIAVAATRGVPGVAELGGDVARFFNAVLDRVGLDQVGDARRGCSAHVTNGAAVINLVLVIEAGHPVPQVTDAVRAAVVSAVEAYGLRVDEINIKVDDVSMGSPPPAA is encoded by the coding sequence ATGGCTGACGAGGCGACCCAGGAACTGTCGATCACGCCGGACGCGGTGGCGGGCGGGACCACGCATGTCTCCGACGAGGTGGTGGAGAAGATCGCGGTGGCCGCCACCCGCGGGGTGCCCGGGGTGGCCGAGCTGGGCGGTGACGTGGCCCGGTTCTTCAACGCGGTGCTCGACCGGGTCGGGCTCGACCAGGTCGGCGACGCCCGCCGGGGCTGCTCGGCCCATGTCACGAACGGCGCGGCGGTGATCAATCTGGTTCTCGTGATCGAGGCCGGTCACCCGGTTCCGCAGGTGACCGACGCGGTACGGGCCGCTGTCGTGTCCGCCGTCGAGGCGTACGGGCTGCGGGTCGATGAGATCAACATCAAGGTCGACGACGTGTCGATGGGCTCGCCGCCTCCCGCGGCCTGA